A window of Pseudochaenichthys georgianus unplaced genomic scaffold, fPseGeo1.2 scaffold_2195_arrow_ctg1, whole genome shotgun sequence contains these coding sequences:
- the LOC117441935 gene encoding interferon a3-like yields the protein MDKSVRSAERDRTSRSSITFITFTITFITFTTTFITFITITFITSTFIMMSHLLLLVLSAQLTSALCSDWLSDYSTQSGEALSWINSMGGPLRDERPVPFPNRAYRRIRRETVPSQLAFVGETLSFIAQLFNNASMSAAGWNRTSTEKFRTNINRQREDVLHCIPSNTSAVTTLYKYFRMLENVTLLRTGGSRGSWEQVRWETRAHLVQLDVLVQPNIKDRSARRRRHHP from the exons ATGGATAAAAGTGTGAGATCTGCAGAAAGAGACAGAACCTCCAGGAGCTCCATCACCTTCATCACCTTCACCATCACCTTCATCACCTTTACCACCACCTTCATCACCTTCATCACCATCACCTTCATCACCTCCACCTTCATCATGATGTCACACctccttctcctcgtcctctctGCTCAGCTGACCTCGGCgctctgctctgattggctgtcggACTACAGCACGCAGAGTGGAGAGGCTCTGAGCTGGATCAACAGCatg GGCGGCCCGCTGCGAGACGAGCGCCCGGTCCCGTTCCCGAACAGAGCCTACAGACGCATCCGGAGGGAGACG GTGCCGTCTCAGCTGGCGTTCGTGGGAGAAACTCTGTCGTTCATCGCTCAGCTGTTCAACAACGCAAGCATGTCCGCCGCCGGCTGGAACCGAACCTCCACCGAGAAGTTCCGGACGAACATCAACAGGCAGCGAGAGGACGTGCTACACTGC attcCCTCCAACACATCAGCTGTCACCACGCTGTACAAATACTTCAGGATGCTGGAGAACGTGACCCTGCTCCGCACT GGGGGCAGCAGGGGGTCCTGGGAGCAGGTGAGGTGGGAGACCCGGGCTCACCTGGTGCAGCTGGATGTTCTGGTTCAGCCGAACATCAAAGATCGGTCTGCGAGGCGGCGCCGACATCACCCTTAA